The segment CATAATTATTGTAGTAATTATTTGGTGGACATTAGATCCGTTcgattttgaatattttaattcaattttatcaatGAAAAATCAAAACTGAATCAAAATTCTTTTGGTATGATTCAATATTCTGATACAATACACGCATAAACTAGTTACTTCAAATTTGACAATattacaattatataaatagtcaaatataatatattttctataagATCATAAAACCTGaaatttacatttttaattaattgaacgTCAAATGAATCActacaaaaaataatacaaaaatcaaaggAGGAAAAATCGACAGAGAGAGACGGTCCAAAAGGTCAAGGGAATacgttttaaattaaaataaaataatagaaaccAACGAACTTTAAGAATTTTccaagttttatttttcttgctttgtattaaatgattattaaatacttcaaaaataactttttttaaaaaaaaaatgtaatgatGGACCACAGAAAATCAGTCATGGCATAAAAGGAATCTTACATAATGATGAATTTAGTGatagaaaatgataaaatttaaatgacgATTAGAACAAACATATAATCAAAGAcggaataataattttaatcttatgattttgaattttataaggaggaattcaaattttattaattgggctctaaatttaatatttatgcatATTTAATATACTTCTTAATACAAATATACTATTTGAACAAAAGTTATTAAGTTTGACTGAATCCAtccctaaataaaatatatattacaataaATAGCTAACAACTATCCCAACAAAGTTGGTTCTCTTGTGTGTATGAAATGATATTACAATAAATAATGTGAAGTTGCTATATTGAATCATGATAATAAGTTAAAAGAAACCAAAGATGGTGTCTTAAAATTGAGAGTCCAAATTAAAGTTTGAATAGTTTAACTTTCTACTTGCTCCTTACCTACTTAGTTCTTCATAGTCTTTTAACTTTCAAGTTTTCTTGGCaataattttgtgatattttagTGTCTCCAATCCAACCAAAGATGTGATGAATTAAAGGTAATTAATCTCATGATGACTCCCATGGTACAAGAACTTAATTTTCCTCAACTTCAAATACCTCTAACCATCAATTCAATTTCTCCAATCTTACCATCAAGTCCCATCCCTCCATCCTATGGTGACACCCTTTACCTCTCAAATCTTGATGATATGATTGGATCTCGCGTTTTCACTCCAACCATGTATTTCTATCGATCCAATGGGAAAATGGATGTGATGACGATCATCAATGTGTTGAAAGAAGCTCTTGCAAGTGTATTGGTACCATACTATCCTTTCTCAGGTAGGCTACGCGAAACAAAAGAGGGGAAGTTAGAAGTATTTTTTGGGCCTAAACAAGGTGTGCTTCTAGTTGAGGCTTGTTCAGAGATGACGATGCTAAATGTTGGTGATTTAACAGTCCCAAATCCTGCATGGAAAAACTTGGTTTACACATTTCCAAATGAAGAACAATATAAAGTGATTGATATGCCATTGCTAATAGCACAAGTAACGCGTTTTAGCTGTGGTGGATTTAGCCTTGGTTTGAGGGTTTGTCATTGTCTTTGTGATGGGGTTGGAGCAATGCAATTCCTAAGTGCTTGGGCTTCAACCGCGAGGTTGAACAAATTGACACTCAATCCCAAACCATGTTGGGATCGAGAGACACTTATCCCTAATGATCCGCCATTCATTCAATACCCACACATCGAATTCAAAAGAATAGATGATGCATTTAGTTTCACGAGGAGACTTTTTGTTCAAAAATGTTATCATGTTACTCGAGACTTCCAAGCTCATTTGAAGACCTTAGTTGGTCCTAACATCTCATGTACCACCTTTGATGCAATGGCGGCTCATGTGTGGAGGTCATGGGTCAAGGCACTCATCAATGTTAGCCCTCTCGATTACGAGTTAAGGCTAACATTTTCAGTAAATTGTAGATCTAGACTTACAAATCCACCACTCAAATCAGGTTTCTATGGGAATGCAGTATCTGTGGCATGTGCTACTAGCACTGTCTCGGGAATCGTTAATGGATCTATCTCTGATACCATATGTCTGGTACGAAATGCAAGGCTTTCTGTCTCCGAGGCATATTTGAGGTCAACTATTGATTATATCCAAGTTAATAGGCCTACAAAGCTAGAATTTGGTGGTAAACTTACTATAACCCAATGGACTAGATTTTCAATGTATGAATCTGCTGATTTTGGTTGGGGAAAGCCCATTTATGCTGGCCCAATTGATCTCACACCAACACCACAAGTTTGTGTTTTTTTGCCACAAGATAATTCTGATGGAGCTATGCTTGTTTGCATTTGTTTGCCAGAGGATGTTTCACATACATTTAATGACATTTTCTGCCTATTAGactaattgtatttttttgggccaACAACTTGGCTTCATTTCCAACTAttgttgctttttttttaaaaaaattcaatattcatcATGTAGCTTTCCTAAAATTACAATAAAGAACATCtcttttttacctttttctcaaagtcaaattcgcatatataaattatttagagTAAATGATAAAATAACACAATTAAAGTATTTcgattttttcatatttgaactATCAAATATGTGATTTTTCTATCTAACCTATATTGGAAATCATATGAAAAATACCTTCATCACGAATACATGGAAATCTAAAGCTTTGCTTGTGTTTTTAGTGAAGTTGTTGAAGAAATCTTGCATGGTAGGTTGCgattttttccttccttgagcaAGTAGGTTTCCACGTAAACATTTCATGTGTTTTTACTAGACGTTACATTGATTGTTTGCATTCTTTACTTAGCTGTTTTCAGTCAAGGACCTGGTCGCTTGACTCAACTATCTCTCATTGCTTCAGAGAGGCAAATCAAGTTGCAGATTGTCGAACCAAACATGTCTCCCATCATCAGGAGCGGCTCAAGCATATTAGTGgcctaaaataaaaatcaaatgagTCCTTAAACTTGAATTCTTAATATCTTctatataattgatttcttctagttttcaattgataatataatcattcttattttaaattaattttcatgAGATATATTActccaaatatgtcaaatttcttctaataatttctttattttcattaaaagttTACTTTTACTacaaatagtattcaatatttgttaaaaaataataacttataacctattattattaaaaatgaggcCCTTTAAATTTGGGAGCCTAAGgtacatgtcttttttttaacactATCGAGACACCCCTGATGCTATACGTCTATATATAGACAATACACTTTGCCTGGATGGTTGTAGGGTAATAACATTACCACTGAATGCCTTGAGCAGCttccaagagtgaaagaattcCTTTAAAATCCCCCAGTTccttggaaaaaaaaaaactcaataggATTAGCCATCCATCCTTGGGTAGGGATGCATACCGGTCCGTTCGATTTTGAAGCAGGGGCGTAGCCAGCAGTGTGTCAGGGGTTTATCCGAACCCACCTTCGGTAgaaaattttactatttatatatggttaaattattttttatgtatatgcaGTAGATGTCAAATCCCCTTTGATTAGTTTGTAtgtttactttttcaaattttgaacccTTTATTAAAAATCCTAGCTCTGCCAATGTTTTGAAGT is part of the Solanum pennellii chromosome 8, SPENNV200 genome and harbors:
- the LOC107028290 gene encoding fatty alcohol:caffeoyl-CoA acyltransferase; this translates as MMTPMVQELNFPQLQIPLTINSISPILPSSPIPPSYGDTLYLSNLDDMIGSRVFTPTMYFYRSNGKMDVMTIINVLKEALASVLVPYYPFSGRLRETKEGKLEVFFGPKQGVLLVEACSEMTMLNVGDLTVPNPAWKNLVYTFPNEEQYKVIDMPLLIAQVTRFSCGGFSLGLRVCHCLCDGVGAMQFLSAWASTARLNKLTLNPKPCWDRETLIPNDPPFIQYPHIEFKRIDDAFSFTRRLFVQKCYHVTRDFQAHLKTLVGPNISCTTFDAMAAHVWRSWVKALINVSPLDYELRLTFSVNCRSRLTNPPLKSGFYGNAVSVACATSTVSGIVNGSISDTICLVRNARLSVSEAYLRSTIDYIQVNRPTKLEFGGKLTITQWTRFSMYESADFGWGKPIYAGPIDLTPTPQVCVFLPQDNSDGAMLVCICLPEDVSHTFNDIFCLLD